One region of Pongo pygmaeus isolate AG05252 chromosome 21, NHGRI_mPonPyg2-v2.0_pri, whole genome shotgun sequence genomic DNA includes:
- the SRC gene encoding proto-oncogene tyrosine-protein kinase Src isoform X3, whose translation MGSNKSKPKDASQRRRSLEPAENVHGAGGGAFPASQTPSKPASADGHRGPSAAFAPAAAEPKLFGGFNSSDTVTSPQRAGPLAGGVTTFVALYDYESRTETDLSFKKGERLQIVNNTEGDWWLAHSLSTGQTGYIPSNYVAPSDSIQAEEWYFGKITRRESERLLLNAENPRGTFLVRESETTKGAYCLSVSDFDNAKGLNVKHYKIRKLDSGGFYITSRTQFNSLQQLVAYYSKHADGLCHRLTTVCPTSKPQTQGLAKDAWEIPRESLRLEVKLGQGCFGEVWMGTWNGTTRVAIKTLKPGTMSPEAFLQEAQVMKKLRHEKLVQLYAVVSEEPIYIVTEYMSKGSLLDFLKGETGKYLRLPQLVDMAAQIASGMAYVERMNYVHRDLRAANILVGENLVCKVADFGLARLIEDNEYTARQGAKFPIKWTAPEAALYGRFTIKSDVWSFGILLTELTTKGRVPYPGMVNREVLDQVERGYRMPCPPECPESLHDLMCQCWRKEPEERPTFEYLQAFLEDYFTSTEPQYQPGENL comes from the exons ATGGGCAGCAACAAGAGCAAGCCCAAGGATGCCAGCCAGCGGCGCCGCAGCCTGGAGCCCGCCGAGAACGTGCACGGCGCTGGCGGGGGCGCTTTCCCCGCCTCGCAGACCCCCAGCAAGCCAGCCTCGGCCGACGGCCACCGCGGCCCAAGCGCGGCCTTCGCCCCCGCGGCCGCCGAGCCCAAGCTGTTCGGAGGCTTCAACTCCTCGGACACCGTCACCTCCCCGCAGAGGGCGGGCCCGCTGGCCG GGGGAGTGACCACCTTTGTGGCCCTCTATGACTATGAGTCTAGGACGGAGACAGACCTGTCCTTCAAGAAAGGCGAGCGGCTCCAGATTGTCAACAACAC AGAGGGAGACTGGTGGCTGGCCCACTCGCTCAGCACAGGACAGACAGGCTACATCCCCAGCAACTACGTGGCGCCCTCCGACTCCATCCAGGCCGAGGA GTGGTATTTTGGCAAGATCACCAGACGGGAGTCAGAGCGGTTACTGCTCAACGCGGAGAACCCGAGAGGGACCTTCCTTGTGCGAGAAAGTGAGACCACGAAAG GTGCCTACTGCCTCTCAGTGTCTGACTTCGACAACGCCAAGGGCCTCAACGTGAAGCACTACAAGATCCGCAAGCTGGACAGCGGCGGCTTCTACATCACCTCCCGCACCCAGTTCAACAGCCTGCAGCAGCTGGTGGCCTACTACTCCA aaCACGCCGACGGCCTGTGCCACCGCCTCACCACCGTGTGCCCCACGTCCAAGCCACAGACTCAGGGCCTGGCCAAGGATGCCTGGGAGATCCCTCGGGAGTCGCTGCGGCTGGAGGTCAAGCTGGGCCAGGGCTGCTTTGGCGAGGTGTGGATGG GGACCTGGAACGGTACCACCAGGGTGGCCATCAAAACCCTGAAGCCCGGCACGATGTCTCCAGAGGCCTTCCTACAGGAGGCCCAGGtcatgaagaagctgaggcatgagaagctGGTGCAGTTGTATGCTGTGGTTTCAGAGGAGCCTATTTACATCGTCACGGAGTACATGAGCAAGG GGAGTTTGCTGGACTTTCTCAAGGGGGAGACAGGCAAGTACCTGCGGCTGCCTCAGCTGGTGGACATGGCTGCTCAG ATCGCCTCAGGCATGGCATACGTGGAGCGGATGAACTACGTCCACCGGGACCTTCGTGCAGCCAACATCCTGGTGGGAGAGAACCTGGTGTGCAAAGTGGCCGACTTCGGGCTGGCTCGGCTCATCGAAGACAATGAGTACACGGCGCGGCAAG GTGCCAAATTCCCCATCAAGTGGACGGCTCCGGAAGCTGCCCTCTATGGCCGCTTCACCATCAAGTCGGACGTATGGTCCTTCGGGATCCTGCTGACTGAGCTCACCACAAAGGGACGGGTGCCCTACCCTG GGATGGTGAACCGCGAGGTGCTGGACCAGGTGGAGCGGGGCTACCGGATGCCCTGCCCGCCGGAGTGTCCCGAGTCCCTGCACGACCTCATGTGCCAGTGCTGGCGGAAGGAGCCTGAGGAGCGGCCCACCTTCGAGTACCTGCAGGCCTTCCTGGAGGACTACTTCACGTCCACCGAGCCCCAGTACCAGCCCGGGGAGAACCTCTAG
- the SRC gene encoding proto-oncogene tyrosine-protein kinase Src isoform X1, whose protein sequence is MGSNKSKPKDASQRRRSLEPAENVHGAGGGAFPASQTPSKPASADGHRGPSAAFAPAAAEPKLFGGFNSSDTVTSPQRAGPLAGGVTTFVALYDYESRTETDLSFKKGERLQIVNNTRKVDVSQTWFTFRWLQREGDWWLAHSLSTGQTGYIPSNYVAPSDSIQAEEWYFGKITRRESERLLLNAENPRGTFLVRESETTKGAYCLSVSDFDNAKGLNVKHYKIRKLDSGGFYITSRTQFNSLQQLVAYYSKHADGLCHRLTTVCPTSKPQTQGLAKDAWEIPRESLRLEVKLGQGCFGEVWMGTWNGTTRVAIKTLKPGTMSPEAFLQEAQVMKKLRHEKLVQLYAVVSEEPIYIVTEYMSKGSLLDFLKGETGKYLRLPQLVDMAAQIASGMAYVERMNYVHRDLRAANILVGENLVCKVADFGLARLIEDNEYTARQGAKFPIKWTAPEAALYGRFTIKSDVWSFGILLTELTTKGRVPYPGMVNREVLDQVERGYRMPCPPECPESLHDLMCQCWRKEPEERPTFEYLQAFLEDYFTSTEPQYQPGENL, encoded by the exons ATGGGCAGCAACAAGAGCAAGCCCAAGGATGCCAGCCAGCGGCGCCGCAGCCTGGAGCCCGCCGAGAACGTGCACGGCGCTGGCGGGGGCGCTTTCCCCGCCTCGCAGACCCCCAGCAAGCCAGCCTCGGCCGACGGCCACCGCGGCCCAAGCGCGGCCTTCGCCCCCGCGGCCGCCGAGCCCAAGCTGTTCGGAGGCTTCAACTCCTCGGACACCGTCACCTCCCCGCAGAGGGCGGGCCCGCTGGCCG GGGGAGTGACCACCTTTGTGGCCCTCTATGACTATGAGTCTAGGACGGAGACAGACCTGTCCTTCAAGAAAGGCGAGCGGCTCCAGATTGTCAACAACAC GAGGAAGGTGGATGTCAG CCAGACCTGGTTCACATTCAGATGGCTGCAAAG AGAGGGAGACTGGTGGCTGGCCCACTCGCTCAGCACAGGACAGACAGGCTACATCCCCAGCAACTACGTGGCGCCCTCCGACTCCATCCAGGCCGAGGA GTGGTATTTTGGCAAGATCACCAGACGGGAGTCAGAGCGGTTACTGCTCAACGCGGAGAACCCGAGAGGGACCTTCCTTGTGCGAGAAAGTGAGACCACGAAAG GTGCCTACTGCCTCTCAGTGTCTGACTTCGACAACGCCAAGGGCCTCAACGTGAAGCACTACAAGATCCGCAAGCTGGACAGCGGCGGCTTCTACATCACCTCCCGCACCCAGTTCAACAGCCTGCAGCAGCTGGTGGCCTACTACTCCA aaCACGCCGACGGCCTGTGCCACCGCCTCACCACCGTGTGCCCCACGTCCAAGCCACAGACTCAGGGCCTGGCCAAGGATGCCTGGGAGATCCCTCGGGAGTCGCTGCGGCTGGAGGTCAAGCTGGGCCAGGGCTGCTTTGGCGAGGTGTGGATGG GGACCTGGAACGGTACCACCAGGGTGGCCATCAAAACCCTGAAGCCCGGCACGATGTCTCCAGAGGCCTTCCTACAGGAGGCCCAGGtcatgaagaagctgaggcatgagaagctGGTGCAGTTGTATGCTGTGGTTTCAGAGGAGCCTATTTACATCGTCACGGAGTACATGAGCAAGG GGAGTTTGCTGGACTTTCTCAAGGGGGAGACAGGCAAGTACCTGCGGCTGCCTCAGCTGGTGGACATGGCTGCTCAG ATCGCCTCAGGCATGGCATACGTGGAGCGGATGAACTACGTCCACCGGGACCTTCGTGCAGCCAACATCCTGGTGGGAGAGAACCTGGTGTGCAAAGTGGCCGACTTCGGGCTGGCTCGGCTCATCGAAGACAATGAGTACACGGCGCGGCAAG GTGCCAAATTCCCCATCAAGTGGACGGCTCCGGAAGCTGCCCTCTATGGCCGCTTCACCATCAAGTCGGACGTATGGTCCTTCGGGATCCTGCTGACTGAGCTCACCACAAAGGGACGGGTGCCCTACCCTG GGATGGTGAACCGCGAGGTGCTGGACCAGGTGGAGCGGGGCTACCGGATGCCCTGCCCGCCGGAGTGTCCCGAGTCCCTGCACGACCTCATGTGCCAGTGCTGGCGGAAGGAGCCTGAGGAGCGGCCCACCTTCGAGTACCTGCAGGCCTTCCTGGAGGACTACTTCACGTCCACCGAGCCCCAGTACCAGCCCGGGGAGAACCTCTAG
- the SRC gene encoding proto-oncogene tyrosine-protein kinase Src isoform X2 — protein MGSNKSKPKDASQRRRSLEPAENVHGAGGGAFPASQTPSKPASADGHRGPSAAFAPAAAEPKLFGGFNSSDTVTSPQRAGPLAGGVTTFVALYDYESRTETDLSFKKGERLQIVNNTRKVDVREGDWWLAHSLSTGQTGYIPSNYVAPSDSIQAEEWYFGKITRRESERLLLNAENPRGTFLVRESETTKGAYCLSVSDFDNAKGLNVKHYKIRKLDSGGFYITSRTQFNSLQQLVAYYSKHADGLCHRLTTVCPTSKPQTQGLAKDAWEIPRESLRLEVKLGQGCFGEVWMGTWNGTTRVAIKTLKPGTMSPEAFLQEAQVMKKLRHEKLVQLYAVVSEEPIYIVTEYMSKGSLLDFLKGETGKYLRLPQLVDMAAQIASGMAYVERMNYVHRDLRAANILVGENLVCKVADFGLARLIEDNEYTARQGAKFPIKWTAPEAALYGRFTIKSDVWSFGILLTELTTKGRVPYPGMVNREVLDQVERGYRMPCPPECPESLHDLMCQCWRKEPEERPTFEYLQAFLEDYFTSTEPQYQPGENL, from the exons ATGGGCAGCAACAAGAGCAAGCCCAAGGATGCCAGCCAGCGGCGCCGCAGCCTGGAGCCCGCCGAGAACGTGCACGGCGCTGGCGGGGGCGCTTTCCCCGCCTCGCAGACCCCCAGCAAGCCAGCCTCGGCCGACGGCCACCGCGGCCCAAGCGCGGCCTTCGCCCCCGCGGCCGCCGAGCCCAAGCTGTTCGGAGGCTTCAACTCCTCGGACACCGTCACCTCCCCGCAGAGGGCGGGCCCGCTGGCCG GGGGAGTGACCACCTTTGTGGCCCTCTATGACTATGAGTCTAGGACGGAGACAGACCTGTCCTTCAAGAAAGGCGAGCGGCTCCAGATTGTCAACAACAC GAGGAAGGTGGATGTCAG AGAGGGAGACTGGTGGCTGGCCCACTCGCTCAGCACAGGACAGACAGGCTACATCCCCAGCAACTACGTGGCGCCCTCCGACTCCATCCAGGCCGAGGA GTGGTATTTTGGCAAGATCACCAGACGGGAGTCAGAGCGGTTACTGCTCAACGCGGAGAACCCGAGAGGGACCTTCCTTGTGCGAGAAAGTGAGACCACGAAAG GTGCCTACTGCCTCTCAGTGTCTGACTTCGACAACGCCAAGGGCCTCAACGTGAAGCACTACAAGATCCGCAAGCTGGACAGCGGCGGCTTCTACATCACCTCCCGCACCCAGTTCAACAGCCTGCAGCAGCTGGTGGCCTACTACTCCA aaCACGCCGACGGCCTGTGCCACCGCCTCACCACCGTGTGCCCCACGTCCAAGCCACAGACTCAGGGCCTGGCCAAGGATGCCTGGGAGATCCCTCGGGAGTCGCTGCGGCTGGAGGTCAAGCTGGGCCAGGGCTGCTTTGGCGAGGTGTGGATGG GGACCTGGAACGGTACCACCAGGGTGGCCATCAAAACCCTGAAGCCCGGCACGATGTCTCCAGAGGCCTTCCTACAGGAGGCCCAGGtcatgaagaagctgaggcatgagaagctGGTGCAGTTGTATGCTGTGGTTTCAGAGGAGCCTATTTACATCGTCACGGAGTACATGAGCAAGG GGAGTTTGCTGGACTTTCTCAAGGGGGAGACAGGCAAGTACCTGCGGCTGCCTCAGCTGGTGGACATGGCTGCTCAG ATCGCCTCAGGCATGGCATACGTGGAGCGGATGAACTACGTCCACCGGGACCTTCGTGCAGCCAACATCCTGGTGGGAGAGAACCTGGTGTGCAAAGTGGCCGACTTCGGGCTGGCTCGGCTCATCGAAGACAATGAGTACACGGCGCGGCAAG GTGCCAAATTCCCCATCAAGTGGACGGCTCCGGAAGCTGCCCTCTATGGCCGCTTCACCATCAAGTCGGACGTATGGTCCTTCGGGATCCTGCTGACTGAGCTCACCACAAAGGGACGGGTGCCCTACCCTG GGATGGTGAACCGCGAGGTGCTGGACCAGGTGGAGCGGGGCTACCGGATGCCCTGCCCGCCGGAGTGTCCCGAGTCCCTGCACGACCTCATGTGCCAGTGCTGGCGGAAGGAGCCTGAGGAGCGGCCCACCTTCGAGTACCTGCAGGCCTTCCTGGAGGACTACTTCACGTCCACCGAGCCCCAGTACCAGCCCGGGGAGAACCTCTAG